Proteins encoded in a region of the Puniceibacterium sp. IMCC21224 genome:
- a CDS encoding Lrp/AsnC family transcriptional regulator, producing MRIDPFDHAILVALQKDGAMTNAALSDIVNLSASQVSRRRAALEQAGVIDGYSARLSAAKLGFGMRAITRVNLKSHGQEKEDAFARFVETQPQICAAFSVSGDADYVLDIRVRDLDAFADFIHQKLLPHPQVVQVRSEIVLKTLKDQGGVVLA from the coding sequence ATGCGCATTGACCCGTTCGATCACGCAATTCTTGTTGCCTTGCAAAAGGACGGTGCGATGACCAATGCCGCCCTGTCCGACATCGTGAACCTGTCCGCATCACAGGTGTCGCGGCGGCGTGCGGCGTTAGAGCAGGCCGGGGTGATTGACGGCTACAGCGCCCGTCTGAGTGCGGCCAAACTGGGCTTTGGGATGCGTGCGATCACGCGGGTCAACCTCAAGAGTCATGGGCAGGAAAAAGAGGATGCCTTTGCCCGGTTCGTCGAAACACAACCACAGATCTGCGCGGCCTTTTCGGTGTCAGGAGATGCGGATTATGTGCTCGACATTCGGGTACGTGACCTCGACGCTTTTGCCGATTTTATCCATCAAAAGCTGTTGCCGCACCCGCAAGTGGTTCAGGTGCGATCAGAGATCGTGTTGAAAACGCTTAAGGATCAGGGTGGTGTGGTGCTGGCTTGA
- the hppD gene encoding 4-hydroxyphenylpyruvate dioxygenase — MGPFPHDAPKATISDANPAGTDGFEFVEFAHPEPEKLDLIFRQMGYVPVARHKTKSITLYRQGDITYVLNAEPDTHAASFVTDKGPCAPGMAWRVVDAQHALKRAVDLGATEYTGTGKALDVPAVIGIGGSLLYFVDTYGAGGSCYEAEYNWLGDRDPKPEGFGFYYLDHLTHNVIRGNMDTWYSFYAKTFYFREIRFFDIKGKQTGLTSRALTSPDGKIRIPINESADANSQIEEYLREYKGEGIQHIAVASEDIYASTDRIADAGMAFMPGPPSTYYEMSHRRVTGHTEPLDRMQKRGILIDGEGVVGGGETRILLQIFSKTVIGPIFFEFIQRKGDDGFGEGNFKALFESIEEDQIRRGVLSDVTSE; from the coding sequence ATGGGACCCTTCCCGCATGATGCACCCAAGGCTACGATCAGCGACGCCAATCCGGCAGGCACCGACGGGTTTGAGTTCGTTGAATTCGCCCATCCCGAGCCGGAAAAGCTCGACCTCATCTTCCGCCAAATGGGCTATGTTCCCGTCGCGCGTCATAAGACCAAGAGCATCACGCTCTACCGACAGGGGGATATAACCTATGTCCTGAACGCCGAACCGGACACCCATGCTGCCAGCTTTGTCACCGACAAGGGCCCCTGCGCGCCCGGCATGGCGTGGCGCGTCGTGGATGCGCAGCACGCGCTGAAACGCGCTGTCGATCTGGGGGCCACGGAATACACCGGCACGGGCAAGGCGCTGGATGTGCCTGCTGTGATCGGCATCGGCGGGTCACTACTCTATTTCGTCGACACCTATGGGGCGGGCGGCAGTTGCTATGAGGCAGAGTACAACTGGCTGGGCGACCGCGACCCCAAGCCCGAGGGGTTCGGGTTCTACTACCTAGATCACCTGACGCACAACGTGATCCGCGGCAACATGGACACTTGGTACAGCTTTTACGCCAAAACCTTTTATTTCCGTGAAATCCGGTTCTTTGACATCAAAGGCAAGCAAACCGGCCTGACCAGTCGCGCGCTCACCTCGCCCGATGGCAAGATCCGTATCCCGATCAACGAAAGCGCCGACGCCAACAGCCAGATCGAGGAATATCTGAGGGAATACAAAGGAGAAGGCATTCAGCACATCGCCGTCGCTTCCGAGGATATCTATGCCAGCACCGACCGGATCGCCGATGCCGGGATGGCATTCATGCCAGGCCCGCCGAGTACTTATTACGAGATGAGCCATAGGCGCGTCACCGGACACACTGAACCACTGGATCGGATGCAGAAGCGCGGCATCCTGATTGATGGAGAAGGTGTGGTGGGCGGTGGCGAAACCCGGATCCTGTTGCAGATCTTTTCAAAAACCGTGATCGGCCCGATCTTTTTCGAGTTCATTCAGCGCAAGGGCGATGACGGTTTTGGCGAAGGCAACTTCAAGGCGCTCTTTGAGTCGATCGAAGAGGATCAGATCCGGCGTGGTGTCCTGAGCGACGTCACCTCCGAATGA
- a CDS encoding Rieske 2Fe-2S domain-containing protein, which translates to MAWTDFSSAPPVGTVICRSDDLNGVITLMVTSDAGNLPLLVLRTSGGIRAYVNACPHQYLPLDYRGPQILSADGTQLMCTAHGARFDAKTGQVHEGADCGLDRVPVIERGGQLIVGP; encoded by the coding sequence ATGGCCTGGACCGACTTTTCTTCTGCGCCGCCTGTGGGCACCGTCATCTGCCGCAGCGACGATCTGAACGGCGTCATCACGCTGATGGTGACAAGCGATGCGGGCAACCTGCCGCTGCTAGTCCTGCGCACCTCCGGCGGTATCCGTGCCTACGTGAATGCCTGCCCGCATCAATATCTGCCGCTGGACTATCGCGGCCCGCAGATCCTGTCGGCTGACGGGACACAGCTGATGTGTACAGCCCATGGCGCGCGGTTTGACGCCAAGACTGGACAGGTGCACGAAGGGGCGGATTGCGGGCTCGACCGAGTTCCGGTGATCGAACGCGGTGGTCAGTTGATTGTCGGGCCATAA
- a CDS encoding FAD-binding protein has protein sequence MDPKIPQNILDALTDVEMPRLPPERNLTETVSVGGLTIPVYRSGCVVVGSGAAGLRAAVELKRRGGDVAIVSQSAWGGTSACSGSDKQTLHTANTADQGDNYRAMARALRAGGAMDEDTAYIEAVGSGRSMASLQFLGLSLPQDRLGGTLRYKTDHDEVGRATSCGPRTSRLMVKVLAQEALRLDIPFFNKMTVVRLLTDGADGDRRARGLIAIRPKDRTTDNPHGLVLVQCASIVLAAGGPGELYRDSVFPNGCFGSLGLALEAGVELVNLTENQFGIGTRREGFPWNLSGTYVQTIPYIYSVDANGTEHNFLASYYRTTQELASNVFRKGYQWPFHATRMLDFQSSLVDLAIYREGEAGRRVYMDFNRNPLPVPGDLAFSLDRLDDDVRDYLRSAGADHELPIDRLRHMNPLAIELYRRYKVDIATEPLEFAVNHQHMNGGIAVDIWGRSNVPGIYAIGEAAGTHGVTRPGGSALNAGQVFGTRVAEAISASGVASVAPASGSEDVAERAVTAIHAVLQPDSPLAIKPLRDVVQSRMSDKAGILCRPKDVAQAHGDATALNAKIRANGIALGRASEATRALQWQQMALASEAVLGALDVYVQNGGGSRGARAICDPGGGSLPQAVGGPLEEYRFRTERPEHQSEQIVVRLERGSLTYAIRQNRALDATARTFFERDWPDWLTGQIYETVGTETRLR, from the coding sequence ATGGACCCAAAAATCCCGCAAAACATCCTTGATGCGCTGACGGATGTCGAGATGCCCCGCCTGCCCCCGGAACGGAACCTCACCGAAACGGTGTCCGTCGGCGGCCTCACGATCCCGGTTTACCGCAGCGGCTGCGTCGTTGTCGGCAGCGGCGCGGCGGGTCTGCGGGCGGCTGTCGAATTGAAACGCCGGGGCGGTGATGTTGCCATTGTCAGCCAGAGCGCCTGGGGCGGCACCTCGGCGTGTTCAGGATCCGACAAGCAGACGTTGCACACCGCCAATACGGCCGATCAGGGTGACAATTACCGCGCCATGGCCCGCGCCCTGCGTGCCGGCGGCGCGATGGACGAAGATACCGCCTATATCGAGGCGGTGGGTTCGGGCCGATCCATGGCGTCGCTCCAGTTTCTTGGATTGTCACTGCCGCAGGACAGGCTGGGCGGCACGCTGCGCTACAAGACCGACCATGACGAAGTGGGGCGCGCGACAAGCTGCGGACCGCGGACCTCCCGACTGATGGTCAAGGTACTGGCGCAAGAGGCGCTGCGCCTGGACATCCCGTTTTTCAACAAGATGACAGTGGTTCGGCTTTTGACCGACGGCGCGGATGGCGACCGCAGGGCGCGCGGCCTGATCGCGATCCGCCCCAAGGACCGGACCACGGACAATCCCCACGGCCTTGTCCTTGTCCAATGTGCTTCGATTGTTCTGGCCGCTGGCGGTCCGGGGGAACTGTACCGCGATAGCGTCTTTCCCAACGGCTGCTTTGGATCGCTCGGGCTGGCGTTAGAGGCCGGGGTAGAACTGGTCAACCTGACTGAAAACCAGTTCGGTATCGGGACGCGGCGCGAGGGGTTTCCGTGGAACCTGTCGGGCACCTATGTGCAGACCATCCCCTATATCTATTCGGTCGATGCCAACGGGACCGAACATAACTTTCTGGCCAGCTACTACCGCACGACACAAGAACTGGCATCGAATGTGTTCCGCAAGGGCTACCAATGGCCATTCCACGCCACCCGGATGCTGGATTTCCAATCGAGCCTCGTCGACCTGGCAATTTACCGCGAAGGTGAAGCAGGTCGCCGCGTCTATATGGATTTCAACCGCAACCCCCTGCCGGTGCCGGGAGATTTGGCGTTCAGCCTCGACCGGCTGGACGATGATGTTCGCGATTATCTACGATCTGCGGGTGCAGATCACGAGTTGCCGATTGACCGACTGCGGCACATGAACCCGCTCGCGATTGAACTCTACCGTCGGTACAAAGTGGATATCGCAACCGAACCGCTGGAATTTGCCGTCAACCACCAGCACATGAACGGCGGGATTGCGGTGGATATCTGGGGCCGCAGCAACGTGCCCGGCATTTACGCGATTGGCGAGGCTGCTGGCACCCATGGCGTAACGCGTCCCGGTGGGTCTGCGCTGAACGCGGGTCAAGTGTTCGGAACACGTGTGGCCGAGGCTATCAGCGCCAGCGGCGTCGCCAGCGTTGCGCCCGCCTCTGGATCTGAGGATGTCGCCGAGCGCGCCGTGACCGCCATCCATGCCGTGTTGCAACCGGACAGCCCGCTGGCGATCAAACCTCTGCGTGACGTCGTGCAGTCCAGGATGAGCGACAAGGCCGGTATTCTCTGCCGTCCCAAAGACGTCGCGCAGGCGCACGGCGACGCAACCGCACTGAATGCCAAGATCCGCGCCAATGGCATCGCCTTGGGGCGCGCGAGCGAAGCCACGCGCGCCTTGCAATGGCAGCAGATGGCGCTGGCGTCCGAGGCGGTGCTGGGGGCGTTGGACGTCTATGTCCAAAACGGCGGCGGTAGTCGTGGCGCACGGGCCATTTGCGATCCTGGCGGCGGCTCGCTGCCACAGGCAGTAGGCGGGCCGCTGGAAGAGTACCGTTTTCGTACGGAACGACCCGAACATCAGTCAGAACAGATCGTCGTCCGGCTGGAGCGCGGTTCGCTGACCTATGCCATCCGCCAAAACCGGGCGCTGGACGCAACAGCCAGAACGTTCTTTGAACGCGACTGGCCGGATTGGCTGACCGGGCAGATTTACGAGACGGTCGGGACCGAAACCCGGCTACGCTGA
- a CDS encoding LacI family DNA-binding transcriptional regulator, with product MTVERRPTIIDVANKAGVSKSTVSLVLQKSPLVRKETRERVQAAIAEIGYIYNRAAANMRMSNAGLIGLVINDLRNPFFTEFATSLQMALSMRGYCAVVANTDESPTHQDQVVAAMIEHGVSAFILCPVYGDDSATFDAIARAGIPAMQMLRRVDDRLDLFPFAAPDYLSGSREATRHLVDAGARRIAFVGGLDGRAVSQERMAGYFEIMRHAGQQPLVLSGRASRDFGRDAARRLSTEHPEVDAAVCFNDLVALGMVSGFHEIGRQVGADFRIVGFDDIEEAADAYPALSSVHCDIAGFGARAAETLLAWLEEGKTPPPETRTAVSLSIRQSSAARPV from the coding sequence ATGACCGTGGAACGCCGACCGACAATCATTGATGTGGCCAACAAGGCGGGGGTGTCAAAATCCACGGTCAGCCTTGTTCTGCAGAAAAGCCCGCTGGTGCGCAAGGAAACCCGCGAACGGGTGCAGGCCGCGATTGCCGAAATTGGCTATATTTACAATCGGGCCGCCGCGAATATGCGGATGTCGAATGCTGGGCTGATCGGGCTGGTCATCAACGATCTGCGCAACCCGTTCTTTACTGAATTTGCCACGTCGCTACAGATGGCGCTGTCGATGCGCGGGTATTGCGCGGTTGTCGCCAACACCGATGAATCGCCGACGCATCAGGATCAGGTTGTCGCGGCGATGATCGAACATGGCGTGTCCGCCTTTATCCTGTGTCCGGTTTACGGCGACGACAGCGCGACTTTTGACGCCATCGCGCGGGCTGGCATCCCGGCGATGCAGATGCTGCGGCGCGTCGATGACCGGCTTGACCTGTTTCCGTTTGCGGCCCCTGACTACCTGTCGGGCAGCCGCGAGGCGACAAGGCATCTGGTGGACGCAGGCGCGCGCCGCATTGCCTTTGTTGGTGGACTCGATGGTCGGGCGGTGTCGCAGGAACGTATGGCGGGGTATTTCGAAATTATGCGCCACGCCGGGCAACAGCCGCTGGTGCTGAGCGGACGGGCCAGCCGTGACTTTGGCCGTGATGCGGCCCGCAGGCTGAGCACCGAACACCCCGAGGTCGACGCTGCGGTCTGCTTTAACGATCTTGTCGCGCTGGGAATGGTGTCGGGGTTTCACGAAATCGGGCGTCAGGTGGGCGCCGATTTTCGCATCGTCGGTTTCGACGATATCGAAGAAGCGGCGGATGCCTATCCGGCGTTGTCCTCGGTCCATTGCGATATCGCGGGATTCGGGGCGCGGGCGGCAGAGACGCTGCTGGCCTGGCTCGAAGAGGGCAAGACGCCGCCACCCGAAACCCGCACCGCCGTCAGCCTGTCGATTCGCCAGTCGAGCGCGGCCAGGCCGGTGTAA
- a CDS encoding Dabb family protein — MIRHIVLIRFRPDVDAAQVSDLWRELHEIEGKIPGLLSITSGRSESPEKMERGYMHGFVADFASWDALEAYQQNPDHQRLGARLSAHAEGGKDGILCFDLPVSEPAS, encoded by the coding sequence ATGATCCGTCACATCGTATTGATCCGCTTTCGCCCTGATGTCGACGCGGCGCAGGTTTCCGACCTTTGGCGCGAACTGCACGAGATCGAGGGCAAGATCCCCGGCCTGCTGTCGATCACCTCGGGACGCAGCGAAAGCCCCGAAAAGATGGAGCGCGGCTATATGCACGGCTTTGTCGCCGATTTCGCCAGTTGGGACGCGCTGGAAGCCTATCAGCAGAACCCGGACCATCAGCGGCTTGGCGCGCGTCTGAGCGCCCATGCCGAGGGTGGCAAAGACGGCATATTATGCTTTGATCTTCCCGTGAGCGAACCGGCGAGCTGA
- a CDS encoding GMC family oxidoreductase translates to MSSGYDFIIIGGGSAGCVLAGRLSENPETRVLLLEAGGRDWNPFYHLPAGFAKMTKGMGSWGWSSVPQKHMKNRVFNYTQAKVIGGGSAINAQVYTRGNPLDYDEWRQKGCEGWGYEDVLPYFRKSEYNDTFGDRYHGRRGPLGVSQPRAPLPICEAYFDAAAAVGIPRNSDVNGARQDGACYYQLTQRDARRSSAAMAFVTPHRARRNLTVRTSAQVRRIMVSRGRATGVEMTDGEQIFADSEVLLSSGAIGSPRLLQLSGIGPADHLTALGIPVVQDQPGVGANLQDHLDLYCICEVSGPHTYDRFAKPLWSAYAGLQYLLTKRGPVASSLFETGGFWYADETARSPDIQFHLGLGTGIEKGVAAMPNGGVTLNSCYLRPRSRGTVRLQSDDPADAPLIDPNYLSDPRDRELSIRGLKLTQDILSQDALKPFIRREQLPGPDVKTDDAYFDFICEHSKTSHHCAGTCRMGPDPEAVVDIRLRLNGIEGLRVVDNSIMPNVISSNTNAVAMMIGEKAADMIRTDNR, encoded by the coding sequence ATGAGCAGCGGATACGATTTCATCATCATCGGGGGCGGAAGTGCGGGGTGTGTCCTCGCCGGGCGCCTGTCCGAAAATCCAGAAACCCGGGTTCTTTTGCTCGAGGCCGGGGGGCGGGACTGGAACCCGTTCTATCATCTGCCCGCAGGCTTTGCGAAGATGACCAAAGGGATGGGCAGCTGGGGCTGGTCGTCGGTGCCACAAAAACACATGAAGAACCGCGTGTTCAACTACACGCAGGCCAAAGTGATCGGCGGCGGCTCGGCGATCAACGCGCAGGTTTACACGCGCGGCAACCCGCTCGACTATGATGAGTGGCGGCAAAAGGGCTGTGAAGGCTGGGGCTACGAGGACGTGCTGCCCTATTTCCGCAAGTCTGAATATAACGATACCTTTGGCGACCGCTATCATGGCAGGCGTGGCCCGCTGGGGGTGTCGCAGCCGCGTGCTCCGTTGCCGATCTGCGAGGCTTATTTTGATGCCGCCGCAGCGGTGGGCATCCCGCGCAACAGTGATGTTAACGGGGCGCGGCAAGACGGGGCCTGCTATTATCAGTTGACCCAGCGTGACGCACGGCGGTCTTCGGCGGCGATGGCCTTTGTCACACCGCACCGGGCGCGCCGCAACCTGACCGTCAGAACCAGTGCCCAGGTGCGCCGGATCATGGTCAGTCGGGGCCGCGCCACCGGTGTCGAGATGACGGATGGGGAACAGATCTTCGCGGATAGCGAAGTGCTGTTGTCGTCGGGTGCCATCGGATCGCCCCGCCTGCTGCAACTGTCGGGCATCGGCCCGGCGGATCACCTGACGGCGCTGGGCATCCCGGTGGTGCAGGATCAGCCCGGGGTGGGGGCAAACCTTCAGGATCACCTCGATCTCTACTGTATATGCGAAGTTTCGGGCCCGCACACCTATGACCGGTTTGCCAAGCCGCTGTGGTCCGCCTATGCGGGACTGCAATACCTGCTGACCAAACGCGGTCCGGTGGCGTCCAGCCTGTTTGAAACCGGCGGTTTCTGGTACGCGGATGAAACTGCGCGCTCCCCTGATATTCAATTCCATCTTGGCCTCGGTACCGGCATTGAAAAGGGGGTGGCGGCGATGCCTAATGGCGGCGTGACGCTGAATTCCTGCTACCTGCGCCCACGTTCGCGCGGAACCGTCCGATTGCAGAGCGACGACCCGGCGGATGCCCCGCTGATCGACCCCAATTACCTGTCTGACCCGCGGGATCGCGAACTGTCGATCCGTGGCCTGAAGCTCACTCAGGACATCCTGTCGCAGGACGCGCTCAAGCCGTTTATCCGTCGTGAGCAGCTGCCGGGGCCGGACGTGAAGACGGACGACGCGTATTTCGACTTTATCTGCGAACATTCCAAAACCTCGCATCATTGCGCGGGCACCTGTCGCATGGGGCCAGACCCAGAGGCGGTTGTCGACATCCGCCTGCGGCTCAACGGCATCGAGGGGCTGCGCGTGGTCGACAATTCCATCATGCCGAACGTGATTTCTTCCAACACCAACGCCGTCGCCATGATGATCGGCGAAAAGGCGGCGGACATGATCCGTACCGATAACAGATAA
- a CDS encoding GMC family oxidoreductase — translation MTTSPDIVIVGSGMGGATLAAGLAPSGARIVILERGRQIPDDAPARDPWRIYTNSAFRSKETWLDAGGRPFEPGNYYNVGGNSKLYGAVLIRYRAEDFAEMEHAGGLSPAWPFGYEDIAPWYDKAEQLYQVRGDVSSDGTEPAHSGPYPHPPIPEEAAIAQVRARIAATGVTPFTLPLGMDIDRWLAGGADGWDGYPDTRCGKMDAETCGLAEALRHDNVTLITDAQVTELRTGPDNRRITEVVYQQAGAEVRLHPGMVAVCAGAVQSAALLLRSGVANSADQVGRCFMNHNASALIAIDPRFRNDSIYQKTFGINDWYLSDGQGGAPLGNVQLLGRLTPDILKIQAPRLPMAAARYISGHAVDLYMISEDLPDPQSRVVLNGGQVQLMWRRSNMDAHRKLVKRTRATMRAAGFPVTLSRLFDGRVPSHQCGTLRMGTDAAQSVVDPDCRSWDHPNLFVADAGVLPTSAAVNPALTVAALALRTAHTISREIGG, via the coding sequence ATGACCACGTCGCCGGATATCGTCATAGTTGGCAGCGGCATGGGGGGCGCGACGCTTGCCGCCGGTCTCGCACCATCTGGCGCGCGGATTGTCATCCTTGAACGGGGGCGGCAGATCCCTGACGACGCGCCGGCGCGCGATCCTTGGCGGATCTACACCAATTCGGCCTTTCGGTCGAAAGAGACCTGGCTCGATGCTGGCGGAAGGCCGTTTGAGCCGGGCAATTACTACAATGTCGGCGGCAATTCCAAACTCTACGGCGCAGTCCTGATCCGCTACCGGGCCGAGGATTTCGCCGAGATGGAGCACGCGGGCGGTCTGTCCCCCGCCTGGCCCTTTGGCTACGAAGACATCGCGCCGTGGTACGACAAGGCCGAACAGCTGTATCAGGTGCGCGGCGATGTGTCCTCGGACGGGACAGAGCCTGCGCATAGCGGGCCATATCCGCATCCGCCAATCCCCGAGGAAGCCGCTATTGCGCAGGTGCGCGCACGGATTGCGGCAACAGGCGTGACGCCCTTCACCCTTCCGCTGGGTATGGATATTGACCGCTGGCTGGCGGGCGGCGCGGATGGTTGGGACGGCTATCCCGACACCCGCTGCGGCAAGATGGACGCCGAAACCTGCGGTTTGGCCGAGGCACTGCGCCATGACAACGTGACGCTGATCACGGACGCCCAAGTCACCGAGCTGCGCACCGGGCCCGACAACCGACGCATCACCGAGGTCGTCTATCAGCAGGCCGGGGCAGAGGTCCGCCTGCACCCCGGCATGGTCGCGGTCTGTGCCGGCGCGGTGCAGTCAGCGGCGCTGCTGCTGCGGTCAGGCGTGGCGAACAGTGCCGATCAGGTCGGGCGCTGTTTCATGAACCACAACGCGAGCGCGCTGATCGCGATTGATCCGCGATTTCGCAATGATTCGATCTATCAAAAGACCTTTGGAATCAACGACTGGTATCTGTCTGACGGGCAGGGCGGTGCGCCTCTGGGCAATGTGCAATTGCTGGGACGGCTGACGCCGGACATCTTGAAAATTCAGGCACCGAGGTTGCCAATGGCTGCAGCGCGCTACATCTCTGGTCACGCCGTCGATCTTTATATGATTTCCGAAGATTTGCCCGATCCGCAAAGCCGGGTCGTGCTGAATGGCGGGCAGGTGCAACTGATGTGGCGACGGTCGAACATGGACGCGCACCGCAAACTGGTGAAAAGGACCAGGGCGACGATGCGCGCGGCGGGCTTTCCGGTCACATTGTCGCGGCTTTTTGACGGGCGGGTGCCATCGCATCAATGCGGTACGCTGCGGATGGGCACCGACGCGGCGCAGTCGGTCGTCGACCCTGACTGTCGGTCCTGGGACCATCCCAATCTATTTGTCGCGGACGCGGGGGTGCTGCCGACGTCTGCGGCTGTGAACCCGGCGCTGACGGTGGCGGCATTGGCGCTGCGCACGGCCCACACCATATCACGCGAAATCGGGGGTTGA
- a CDS encoding ABC transporter ATP-binding protein, whose product MGFLDIKQATKSYGAVKVLHETDISIEEGEFLVLVGPSGCGKSTLLNMIAGLEEITTGDIAIKGRSMIGVKPADRNIAMVFQSYALYPNMTVRGNISFGMEMHNVPKPEREEKIAKVADLLQISPLLDRKPGQLSGGQRQRVAMGRALTRDPDVFLFDEPLSNLDAKLRVDMRTEIKKLHQKLGTTIVYVTHDQIEALTLSTRIAVMFGGHVQQLGTPKEIYDNPANMFVAGFMGSPSMNLFPARVVSKDGAPAAEFALADGSSATLPFPAERLAGQEGRDIILGIRPEAITDRDGADRNSNAVHVVEAMVELTEPAGSDTFVVSNMGGKDVTGRFRADVQVKAGERFPFAINMDKAVAFDPKSEQRLA is encoded by the coding sequence ATGGGATTTCTCGACATCAAACAGGCGACCAAGTCCTATGGCGCGGTCAAGGTTCTGCACGAAACCGACATCTCGATCGAAGAGGGTGAGTTCCTTGTCCTCGTCGGCCCGTCGGGCTGTGGCAAGTCCACGCTGCTGAACATGATCGCGGGGCTGGAAGAGATCACAACCGGCGACATCGCGATCAAGGGGCGCAGCATGATTGGAGTCAAACCGGCGGATCGCAACATCGCGATGGTGTTCCAGTCCTACGCGCTTTACCCCAACATGACGGTGCGCGGGAACATCTCGTTCGGGATGGAGATGCACAACGTCCCCAAACCCGAGCGCGAGGAAAAGATCGCCAAGGTCGCGGACCTGTTGCAGATCAGTCCGCTGCTGGATCGCAAGCCGGGTCAGTTGTCGGGTGGGCAGCGTCAGCGTGTCGCCATGGGCCGGGCGCTGACCCGTGACCCGGACGTGTTCCTGTTCGATGAACCGCTGTCAAACCTTGATGCCAAGCTGCGCGTTGATATGCGCACCGAGATCAAGAAACTGCACCAAAAGCTGGGCACCACCATCGTTTACGTCACCCATGACCAGATCGAGGCGTTGACGCTGTCGACCCGGATCGCGGTGATGTTCGGCGGTCATGTGCAGCAGTTGGGCACCCCGAAAGAGATCTATGACAACCCGGCGAACATGTTCGTCGCGGGTTTTATGGGGTCACCGTCGATGAACCTTTTCCCGGCGCGGGTGGTGTCGAAAGACGGCGCACCGGCGGCCGAGTTCGCGCTGGCCGATGGCTCCAGCGCGACGCTCCCGTTCCCGGCGGAACGGCTGGCCGGGCAGGAGGGGCGCGACATCATCCTTGGCATCCGACCCGAGGCGATCACCGATCGTGACGGCGCCGACCGCAATTCCAACGCAGTGCATGTGGTCGAGGCGATGGTCGAGCTGACTGAACCCGCCGGGTCCGACACATTTGTGGTCAGCAACATGGGCGGCAAGGACGTGACCGGGCGTTTCCGGGCCGATGTGCAGGTTAAGGCAGGCGAGCGCTTTCCCTTCGCCATCAACATGGATAAGGCCGTGGCCTTTGATCCCAAGAGCGAGCAGAGGCTGGCCTGA
- a CDS encoding carbohydrate ABC transporter permease has translation MNGPATHTATGGTGIRLSRVLLYVILGLFCVYYLLPLYVMVVNSLKPLSEITSGGMMSLPDQWTLAPWGSAWSTAQVGVEATGLKPYFINSLIMVVPAVAITTILGALNGYVLTKWPFRGATLIFGLLLFGCFIPFQMVLIPMARMLGLMGLAGSVSGLVFVHMVYGIGFATLYFRNYYAAFPTELVRAAQIDGAGFFTIFWRILLPSSGPIAVVCVIWLFTNIWNDFLFGASFSDFDSQPMTVALNNLVQSSTGVKEYNVHFAGAIMAALPTLLVYIVAGRYFVRGLMAGSVKG, from the coding sequence ATGAATGGTCCCGCAACACACACCGCGACAGGCGGCACCGGCATTCGTCTGTCCCGCGTCCTGCTCTATGTCATCCTTGGCCTGTTCTGCGTCTATTACCTGCTGCCGCTTTATGTGATGGTGGTCAATTCGCTGAAACCCCTGTCCGAGATCACGTCGGGCGGGATGATGTCGCTGCCGGATCAGTGGACGCTGGCCCCATGGGGCAGCGCCTGGTCGACTGCGCAGGTCGGGGTCGAGGCGACGGGCCTCAAGCCTTATTTCATCAACTCGCTCATCATGGTGGTGCCCGCCGTGGCCATCACGACGATACTGGGCGCGCTGAACGGCTATGTCCTGACGAAATGGCCGTTTCGCGGCGCAACGCTGATCTTTGGGCTGCTGCTGTTCGGTTGCTTTATTCCGTTCCAGATGGTGCTGATCCCGATGGCGCGGATGCTGGGTCTGATGGGACTGGCAGGCAGCGTGTCCGGTCTGGTCTTTGTCCACATGGTTTACGGCATCGGTTTTGCCACGCTCTATTTCCGCAACTATTATGCGGCGTTCCCGACCGAACTGGTGCGGGCGGCGCAGATCGACGGAGCGGGGTTCTTTACTATCTTTTGGCGCATCCTGTTGCCCAGTTCCGGCCCCATCGCCGTGGTCTGCGTGATCTGGCTGTTCACCAACATCTGGAATGACTTCCTGTTTGGGGCCTCATTCTCGGATTTTGACAGCCAGCCGATGACTGTTGCGCTCAATAACCTCGTCCAGTCATCGACGGGCGTCAAAGAATACAATGTCCATTTTGCCGGTGCGATCATGGCCGCGCTGCCAACCCTGCTCGTTTACATCGTCGCGGGGCGTTATTTCGTCCGCGGTCTGATGGCCGGCTCCGTGAAAGGATAA